CCAGGATACCATGCCTGCAGAACAGCACTATGGGCCCGATAACTGGAAATATCCTGGCCATGATCTGGCATTAAGGCCACAGAAACCTACCCTTGACGGAGAACCTTCTTACGAACAGATTCCTTATGGACTGCATGATACGTTGCAACCCTACTGGAATGAGAATGATGTCAGGCGTTATGCTTACTGGGAGGTTTTTGCCGGTGGCTGTGGTTTTACGTACGGGCATAATTCGGTTATGCAGTTTTATAAACCAACTGATAAAGGTAAGGCTTATGGAGCCAAAAAATACTGGTTTCAGGCCATTAATGATCCCGGGGCAGGACAGATGCGCTACCTGAAAAAACTGATGCTGTCCCGTTCATACTTTGACCGTATCCCGGATCAGTCAATTATTTTCGGCGATCCCGGCTGGCATTATGATTATATTGCAGCTACCCGGGGACCTAAATACGTCTATGTTTATACATACAATGGGAGGCCATTTAAAGTAAACATGGGGAAAATTCCGGGTAAAACCGTGAAAGCCTCATGGTTTAATCCTCGAAATGGGGAAATCACCCAGATCGGCCCGGTACGGAATGAAGGAATTGTGGAGTTTAAAGCTCCCGGTGTTAAGAAAGAGGGAAACGACTGGGTGCTGATATTGGATCAGCTATAAAATATTACTTTGAACTAAGTATCTGATAGACAAGCATATATAAAAACAGTGAAGGCTTCAAAATAATGATACACATTATTTTGAAGCCTTCACTGTTTTTATGCAATAATTATAGTTATTTAAAACTATTTTCTGAGGTACTGGAATAAAACAAATACAAGTATTGTCCCTGCAACAGCAAATAAAAAGCTGATGATGTTAAATTTGAGTATTGTTCCAAATTCAAGGATCCATCCTATCAATCCGCCAATAATGGCTCCTGTAATTCCCATTATGATGGGCAGTGCTAGTCCTAATATTTGTATTCCTGAGAAAAGATGCCTTGTCACCAGACCTGCTATAATTCCTATTATAATCCAAGATAAAATTCCCATAATAATCTTTTTTATTTGTGGTTGAACCTATATTGGTTTACGAATTTTGATAGTGGTATAAATTTATAAAAAAATATGAAGTAATACTAAAGATAAAAACGAATTTCTGACTGTTCTACCCCTCAAATTGATATGTTATCTTTTAAGGAACTAAAATGTCATTTAGTCCTTTTTTAAATATTTGGCCAAGGGGAGTTTTAACTCCTTAATTCCTTCAACAGCAAGTGCTGCAACCATCATGGCTCCTTTTTCATTCAGGTGCGTACTGTCCTGAACACCATTGGGACGATTCGGATATTCACCGGGTTGGGTGAAAAGAAATATTTTTTTAGACTTTTCAGGACCAAGTCCTGTTACCAGCTTGCGCGTTTTAGCTTCCATATCGATAAGGGGAACGTGCATTTCTGCAGCAAGTTGGCGGGGTACCTTTACATAATCTCCATGAGTGTCTTTAAGCTGGCCTTTGGCATCGAAGTGACGCCGGACAATAGAGGTACAAAGAATGGGATAAGCCCCTTTCGCGCGGGTTTCATTTATATATTTGGCCAAAGTTGCGCGGAAGGTCGTTTTGGGATCGGTATATTTGGCCGTATCCTTTTTAGCATCATTATGCCCGAATTGAATGATGACATAGTCACCTTTTTTTAGAGTTGACAGAATATTGCTCCAGCGGCCTTCACCAATAAAACTTTTTGAACTTCGTCCATTTACGGCCCTGTTGTCAATGATAATCGCATCTGTAAAAAAACGGTTAAATACCTGTCCCCATCCGGTTTCGGGTTTTGCTTTTTCTTCCTTGTTAGCCATGGTTGAATCTCCAATCATGTATACTACAGGTTTTTTAGTCTGCATGACAAATCCGCAAATTATTGAAAATATTGCAACTGATAAACAGGATAATTTTTTTGTTGTTGACATTTCTACAAGTTTTAATCATTCGTCTAACAAATATGAACCAAATATTTGGATTTTGCTAATTTTGTAAAACTTATAGTTTTTTAAAAACATCATGAAAAATCACTTAAGTGTAAACTTTAAATCTGACAATTAAAAAATTAAGATGAACGAATTTAATCTTAAAGGGCAGGAGTATATAGAGCTGAACAAGCTTTTAAAATTATTGGGATGGGTTAAAACAGGCGGCGAAGCCAACATCCGTATAGAAAATGGGGAAATTTCGGTCAATGGAAATGTGGAAAGTAGAAAGCGGAATAAACTTAGAGTTGGCGATAAAGTTTCTTTTCAGGATAATTCTGTGGTAATTCGCTGATTTAATCCTGGTACATAATAAAGCATAAAAAAAGCCGTCTTAAAGACGGCTTTTTTTTAAGCATCGATATTTGCATATTTTG
This sequence is a window from Bacteroidota bacterium. Protein-coding genes within it:
- a CDS encoding GlsB/YeaQ/YmgE family stress response membrane protein, with translation MGILSWIIIGIIAGLVTRHLFSGIQILGLALPIIMGITGAIIGGLIGWILEFGTILKFNIISFLFAVAGTILVFVLFQYLRK
- a CDS encoding rhamnogalacturonan acetylesterase, which produces MSTTKKLSCLSVAIFSIICGFVMQTKKPVVYMIGDSTMANKEEKAKPETGWGQVFNRFFTDAIIIDNRAVNGRSSKSFIGEGRWSNILSTLKKGDYVIIQFGHNDAKKDTAKYTDPKTTFRATLAKYINETRAKGAYPILCTSIVRRHFDAKGQLKDTHGDYVKVPRQLAAEMHVPLIDMEAKTRKLVTGLGPEKSKKIFLFTQPGEYPNRPNGVQDSTHLNEKGAMMVAALAVEGIKELKLPLAKYLKKD
- a CDS encoding RNA-binding S4 domain-containing protein, which translates into the protein MNEFNLKGQEYIELNKLLKLLGWVKTGGEANIRIENGEISVNGNVESRKRNKLRVGDKVSFQDNSVVIR